The genomic interval GCGAGATTGTCGATCACCGAttgtttctgttaatttgcacTAAATTGTTAAAGCCAGAACTACTTATGTAAAAAGGATGATTTGTCGAGCGACGCGCCCAGCAGATTGCTCCGATCCGATTttaatgcaaatgtaaatacGAGTTAAACAATTAAGCATCAAACAGTCAAACAGAGGAGGACGAAGAAGGAGACACTGTGAAGGGCGAAATAATAAACGGAAagataaattatataacagATATTAATAATcccctatatatatatatataacaattAAATACGAGTAATCAAAAGTTGAATTGTAACCTCCAAAAGTattgcacatatgtatgtattcataattttttcgaaattgaattgaatctttataatttttgtttaattgttaaCCCGCTTTTAATTGTAAATGAATGCGATTAGTCCAGCAGTAATTAACTTTTATATAATAGTATCCCAATTTAAACCATTAACATCAATTACTGCGGATCAGCTTTGGGCCAGGATAAAAGTCCTTGGGATCTAGATCCTAGGCTCCGACTTTCGATGGTTCATCAATAGCATGAACacgcatacatatatgaaatttaattattgattAAATATTACGGTCTTGCGTGTGTATTTATTGTTCGTACaagtaaaagcaaaaataCTTAGTAAACTAAATATAAACCTAACAATTGTTTCCAAATTTCAATTGTATTCTGGTCTAACACAAAGAAGCCGAAATAAATTTACTATACAAACTCACCACCTTGTTTTACGCGCCCGCTCCCCCAGAGTATTCTCTTGTCGTCTTTGCCCATGAAAGCTCCTCCAGGATGGTAAACAAACTACTTTTTGGGGTTGGAACTTTCGACGACGCCAGCTGACTGCAGTAGCTTTCACTCTCTTCGCTctggctttgttttgttttggggcAGTAACGGGCCACTGACGGCACATGCGCTTTGCCCGGTCCCCGAACTCGTTGAACTTCGCCGCAAAGTTTTCCGCTTTAGAACCCGGAGGGCACTCCGTCGGAGAGTTCGAGCCAATTGTGGACAAAGAAGGATACTtccttgctgctgctcctgccaaaaacgaaaagtggaaaatgttgTGTTCGCTTTAATCGTCGGGGATAAATCAATTCCGCTGTTAACTAGATTACGGGCACGTACCTGGCCAAAACCAGAGGAGGCGGAATCCAATAGGCCAATCGGGGGCAGACCGTGGAAAAGCCCTCTATCGCGAACCAGTTCGTGacagtgtgtgcgtgtgcggaTTTTCGCCTTACTTTTTTCATACGCAATTTGAGTTACAAAGCGAGAAAAACGCTGcttaaaatgcattaaaatgttttaagcGCGGCGCTTCATTGATTTTCCTGCGCACAAAGAATGTTACACGCAGTCCTAGCCGGGAACAAAGGGCGCAGGACAACGATGAGGACAAAGACGCGAGGAAGCTGCTTCTAGCTTCCCTGCCTTTCCTACGACGGGGCGAGGACCAGCCCCAGCGCAGATCAGGAAACTCATCCCGGGAGGCATCCTGGCTCCCGTACTGCCCAGTAGCGACATGGCCGGCCTCATCGGCACCGCAAATGGcaagcaccaccacccacacctcATCTCGCCCACCCATACGTCCCTGCCGGCCGGCATATGCAGCAGTGACAGCGGCATCTCCACTCTGAGTGCCATCTCGCCGCCGCTTTCCACCTCGACCACTACGGCCTCCGGTGCAGGAGGAGGTGTGGGCGGAAGCGGAGGCAGCCCCCAGCTGCGCACCTCACCTGCACTGAGCATGCTGGGAAGCGCCACTGCGACGGCCAGCGGAATAACCACCTCAGCAGGAGGCGGTCTTACCGCCGGGATCCTGGGTCCGGCAGCCAGCATTGATCTGGGCAGTTCGCCGCTCTCGCGCCGAAACTACAGCAACTCTCTGAAGGGCTTCAGCTTCCGTCGCAGCTTCGACGACAAGATCATCACGCCGCCGTACTTGTCGCGCGCTCCAGCCTACACTCACGGCATTACCTATCCTCATTTCCACGGTCCCCAGCCTGCGACCAACACGCCGCATCACATCCACCTACACCACCATGGGAATGGTACCGCTGCGGGATCAGGATCGAGTGTGGGGTCGGGGTCGGGGTCGGGTACGGGATCTGGCAGCGGTGCAGGAGGACTCTACCAGCAGCCTCTATCGCTGGCCTCGATGACAGCGGCCCTGCCACTGACGCCGCTCTACGGATCCCCTCTGTCCCTGCCGCTGACCTCCTCTCAGTCCACCACAAAGCTCTCCTACCGCGACGACTTTCTACAGCAGATTGGCTATCTGCCAACTACGCGCATCTACAGTACTCCCACCAGCATCGTCGACGAGGACAAGGCTCAGCAGGACTTCCTCTCGTTGTCGCTGTCGCCGCCGCTCAACCGGCGGCGGGACATGCCGGCACTGCGCGGCCCATTCGTCAGTCTGTAAGTACTTCATATAGTTATGTTGTCCCCATAAATATAAGGTCCTTTTATGATAAATACATTTCGACTGTACAGAAGATCAGTGTCTCTTGGCAAGTAGAGCTAGACGTCTCCGTCCGTCCATATGATCTTCGTACACaagtttatttcttttaaaacgattccacgcccacaaacaaaCATGACAGACTAGTGGACACGTGAACTTTCACAGCTAATTGAAGGGCAAATGAGTGAGTTCTTCCATTTAGTCCGCTCGGTTAAtttagatttttaattttccctAACTGCGAGTAGCCACCACGTGACGCCAGTGGCTAACCAATGGGCACCCCCAACCCAAACCCCAAATCCCAAATCCCAAGCCCGAGCGCACTCAGCAGCCCCCCAATGTCACAAACTCACTTCATTCGAGCAAAACGGTGACGTTTTACTGCCTCTGCTCTGTATTCGCACTGATTTCCTAGCCGACTTATGGTTTTTATTCGCTTCTCTCGGCgtctataaataatattaatatgtaGGGGCACGCCGAGTAGGGTGCGCTCGTGTGTCGGGCATAGGGTGACTCAAGATTTCAGAAGCAAGCACGTCCCTTTAAAAAGTCGCCATGGCTCCATAAGGATCAAAGGCTGAATCGAGTTCGGAACGGTGCTGCAAAAATCAATAAAGCGTGATTAGTCATTTTACGAACCAAAgcaactgcagttgcattGCGAGGAATTTTTTAATCGCACCCAATCGGTCGAAACTTTCCTTCGATGTGGTTTCGAAACCTTCTGGAACCCGAAGTATTTGAAATCCTGCCTGTCAAACACCCCCCTGAACAGGCGAGGGAAAACTTGGCAAGGTGCCTCAGAAATCTCGGAGAACTtcacgatgatgatgatgttgacGGGCAGGGCCTCGTCTGATTGTGAGCTCATGTGGTGGACTCTTTCCTGCTGTAGTGCAGTCCATGACCGGCAAAGGCGGCGAACAACGACGGCATgacatcgatttgatgaaGTACATTGGATAATGACGCCAGCAGAAATACACGGCGGATAAAATCGATCATTCCCAAATGAAGCATTTTTGAATCATATTTCCCATTAGTATTGCCAACGATTAAATTATACCATTTCCTTACCggtaaaagaaaaattaactATACACGAATAAAGCTACTGAAGTCTTTCAGCTATTTACCAATTTATGAATAATAACACTGAGTCATAAAGGCATGTTAGTTGACATAATAGTTAGTATCGACTTAAATGCGCCATTTCGTAAGGTATGATAAAGATGTTTCTAAAAAGGAAGTGTTTCGGTTTTATCGCAGTGTATAAGGAAAACTATTGGTGGGCATGGGTTCTAGGTGATccgcacacactcacaccctGTCGGACTGGGAGCGAGCGAAGACTAAACTTAGTTGagacaaaaaaagaaacaaaaaaacagaacagaaatACTCGCGAGTTGGAAACGGCTGCGCCTTGGCCGCTCAGGAAGAggcggcaaaaacaaaagcgaaaagccATTCCGACATTCTCACGGACGCAACTGAACGAATCGGACAAACGAGGAAAGATACTCGCGCAGatacaaatacttttcataATTCAGATTTTCCGCCGCGcgatatattttatttatttacctcTCTCGGGCCACTGTTATGTAAGGAGTGTGAGTGCAGCGTGGTGTTTGTGCTTCGACCAAACTCATTCGGCGGCGCCGTGATGCAAGTGGGGCTCTAGGAAAGTCAAGGTCGCCACCCCCAACCCACACACGCATGTCCACAGCCACCCCCTGTTACTGCGCCCAGTTGCCATGAATTCGCGAAGGTCTGCTTGGAAATCCAATTGTCGAATCGAGCAGTGAATCGAATCAGAAATGGATGACTGGGGCTCGACTGCCCCGACCGCGGAACTGGAAAAGGCCATCTGCCCTATGCAGGGCAATGCCACTTTCGGCCTTGATTGGCGAGCGAGCCTGCTGGACCGCTGGTTGGATCTCTATCCCGGCTACATGCACCGCCTACAGCTGCTGCTATCACTAGCCGGCAGGGTGCACCTTCTGAGCCGGCACATCGTAGCCACTTTAGCCCAGGATCCGATCTTTATGGGCGTGCTGCAGGGCAGCATGTTGTTGCTTTTCCTCTTCTTGATGCACCTGCTCCGGCTGTGGAGTTGCGGAGGTGGAGCTGAGCAGCCGCTGAACCCCACTCCGGACGTGGCAAAAAATCTGAGCTGCGACTTTAACTTTGTATCCGAGCAAGAGAAGCGGGCTGTCCAAGAAGCCGCGACGGAGGCTCtgctggaggtggaggagaAGAAGCGCCGTAAGCGGTTTACCAAGAAGCGTAACTGCGTATCCGCCGGGCCAATTCTTATTGCCCTGCGCCATCAGTCTAAGCGACCAAAGCACCATCGTCATGCGGCTCTTCTTTTTGAGCCCGTTAGCCCTGGAGAAGTTATCCTGGATACCTTCTTGCCGCCGCGGGAGCAGCCACTCACGATCAGGCTGCCTCAGTTGGCGGAGCCACTCAAGGAAGAGGGAACCGAATATAATGAGCTTAAGTGGGTTCAACGGGAAATATTACAGAGCCTACATTTTAGAACATGTGTCAACTAATTTTCAAcccttttattcatttcagATCGGAGCCCCGCGGGACCCTCAGTACGACCGACGAAATTTACCCGGACTCGTCCGATAGTAGTCTCTACGTTTCGgacgaggagcaggaagaTGCTTCTCAGTATTGTCGCGGAGGGTACCATCCAGTAGTCATCGGAGACATATTTGACAACCGGTTTCGAGTGGTGAGAAAACTGGGTTGGGGCCATTTTTCTACTGTCTGGCTTTGCCGGGATCTCAAGTAAGTGATGAAATATCAAACTTACCATTTAAAAAGCCCTTCCGAACTTCATGCTTTCCCTAGAGATGAGAAGTACGTGGCCCTCAAGGTTGTAAAGAGTGCTCCGCATTACATAGAGACGGCCGCGGACGAGATCCGGCTCCTTGAAGCGATCCGGGACGCAGACCCCATGGATGTTAAGCGGGAGAGGATTGTGCGGTTGATGAACCACTTCACGGTGCGCGGTGTGAACGGAATGCACACCTGCTTGGTTTTCGAGGCGCTCGGCTGTAGCTTGTATAAGCTGATAGTGAAGAACAACTACCAGGGTCTGGCCATCGCTCAGGTGCGCAACATAATCCGCCAGGTTCTGGAGGGGCTGGACTACCTGCACAGCAAGTGCAGCATTATACACACGGATATTAAGCCGGAGAACATCCTGCTGGTGATCGACAATGCTGCCGCGATGAATCAGCAGATTGACGATGAGATCAACAGTCTGCGCGTGAAGGGTGCCGACTTCCCCGACTCGTACAGTGAGTATCAGTACTCAACCTTATTTGCCACTGGCTTCCACTGCGTTCCACTCACAGTCAGCTCCATCGAGAAGCAGACCAAGTCGCGGGCCAAGTGGCCGCTTATCGAGCCAAATGGATCGACAAATACCAACACTAGCAACAGCACGGCGACCAATTCCAATTCGTCGACTCCGCTGGCCGCCGTGATCATGTCGACGCTGGACAAGGAGGACACCACGACAACCACCTCGTCCACGCTTAATTCTAACACCACGTCATCGCTGGCCTCTAAGTACTCCAGTCTATTGGGAGACTGCGAATGCAACGGAGGCCTCGGCGGATCAGCGAACCTAAACAACCGCTATCGAGCGGAGAAGAAAATCACTGCCAAGGTAAGTTCCCTTGCAAGCCAGGTCCCTAGGTGCTCAGGTCGACAGTCGCCCCTGCACCACACTCGAAAGCTCTGGCCAGGATTATACTTTGTGGTGTGCATGGAAAGCATTTGTACTCTACACATTGTGAGCCCACATTCAAACACACACTGCACACCAAAGGAACACGAAATTCTTACGTATTACTTTTGTTTCCTTATATTTTTGCGTTATCATTGTCCTTGGTTTGACACTCCTATCAGTCTTCTGGGGATTGGGAGGAAGATGGCGAATCCGACACGCTGGGCGAGCAGAGCACCTTGGCGAGCACCATCGGTACGCCCACCGATCCTGATCCCGAACCCGATCCTCAGCCCAAGGACGAGCCCGAGCCCCAGCCCGAGCCCCAGCCCGAGCCCAGTGAAGGCGCTATCCCTGAGGTAAAATGGGTTGGATGCGGGATAGTCGTTAGTGGTAGCCAGGTCGCTTGAACGGCTGGATAATGAGTTCCATTATATGTTCCTAATACGTTTTGTTGTTAGTTGGTATTTCCCCCGCGCCGTTATTTACTTACCATTTTAGATTATCGCTCTTGAGTTCAAACCTGTTTACATTCACCCACACTTAACCCACACGCTACTTCAAGGCAATTATATCCTGGATCGAAACGCCAAATGCTTTATTGATTGTGCGCATGGACAGCTTTATATGTTTCTGTAACAGGTTTTAGACATGTGCTTAACGTTTGCATTGCTACCTGCTAAATGCATATATTGTTGGTGCTCTAATAGAGCTGCGGTTAAAAAAGTGTAAAAGTTTAAAcagttgtaaaaataaattatatattttctgcCTATTTGCAATAAGATCTAAGCCGTTACCAGTCCGTACAGCGTTGTGATAAAGGAAATTATCTTGGCAATGACTTGGCCATATCATTAGCATAATAGTAATCCTGTTAATGTtatataaagtaattttatatattgaaaaatgattATAAATGTATGAGTTTATAAATTCGTTTGCttcataatttttataaaatctGAACTGGGCCCTATTTGCTATTAACTGAACACTTTAGAAATGGTTTTAAAGCATTTCGTACGCCATACCCAATTGCATCGAGCTTTGGCCGCAGCtatattacatatgtatatgtttgaAATGTGGTTAGGCTAAGACGTTTTTATTACAACTTCTTATTGTATATGCGTTTCTATATCCAAACAGTAGTGGAATGCCGAACTTGGTATATCACTAGGATAGTAATCCGTGGCAATCACCACTGGGGTTTCCACACGCAACCCCAGCGTTGACTGGCACGCCGTTTGTGTTTCGTTAATTGCACCAACTAGATAAACCTTCAAAGAAGCAAACCAACATTGTGTATTCTTTTTCTTCCTTTCTTCGTGTAAACCAATTTATATGCAACATTACGCTATATAAACACGATGCAGCTGCCCACCCCGAACTCCACATATAGCTCCTGCCTCTCCCACAACACAGCCACGATAGCCAAGTCCAAGATCAACTCAAATATTCTGAGCACGAGCACGTCCTTGACCTCAACCAACGAAAACAGTCTCACCAACACGAACACCACTGCAGCCGCCACTTCCGCCCCTTCAAATGGCACTCCCTCACTCACTCCCGCCCCTGCCTTATCGTCCGCCACGCCCCCCAGCACGTGCACGCCCTCGTTCACGCAAATAGCTCCTCCTGCAACTGCTCCAGCTACCAGTACAACCTGTACAACATCTGCCGAGCTCTATAATGGCGACCATAAAACAACTAgcacatcaacaacaacaacatccaACGCGATATCctccgcaacaacaacaattgcgCCAACGACAACAGCAATCGCTAAACTAAATGTCCATGCCAATGCCATTCCTTCGCAGAACCAGAGTCAGAGTAGCCAGAACAACACCTACACAATCCAGTCGCTCATTGACAACAGCAACGTTCGTGTGAAGATCGCCGACTTGGGTAACGCCTGCTACGACGTGAGTACCCTTTTAAATGCTTaaagtataaaataatatattttcgGGTCCATCATGAACATACCAGATTAACACCTCATCATAATTTTACCCATTACTCATAGGTTAAaagtgtatactagattcgttgaaaggtATGTGATAGTATGGCTTAATAAAGCATCTGTactcttgatcaggatcactagccgAGTCTCActccgtataaacgtcgagatctcaggaactcTGCGTACTATAAGATTCATATGAAGGATGCGGATTGCAGAGAAACCGAATTTGTgcgggttttttttttcacttataTCTGCTATGGGAATAATCGAATAGTCGATTTCCTCGAATAtcagatactcagataatTTGATTGGAAACGCTAGCTCCTTccaattaaatacttttaaccGAGTCTAGTATATCACTCACATTACGATGGTCATGTCTGTCTGACCGTAAGTACGCCCGTGTGACCTTTGAGATCCCGGGAACtataatcaaaatattaaaatactcTTTCATTctcatatatttaaattcgaaaataataaatttgataATTTATCATTCTATGTATTTCCAGTACCATCACTTTACCGAGGACATTCAGACTCGCCAGTATCGATCGATCGAGGTTCTTTTGGGAGCGCCGTACAATTATACCGCCGACATCTGGAGCACCGCTTGCTTGG from Drosophila yakuba strain Tai18E2 chromosome 3L, Prin_Dyak_Tai18E2_2.1, whole genome shotgun sequence carries:
- the LOC6535142 gene encoding SRSF protein kinase 3 isoform X5 gives rise to the protein MAGLIGTANGKHHHPHLISPTHTSLPAGICSSDSGISTLSAISPPLSTSTTTASGAGGGVGGSGGSPQLRTSPALSMLGSATATASGITTSAGGGLTAGILGPAASIDLGSSPLSRRNYSNSLKGFSFRRSFDDKIITPPYLSRAPAYTHGITYPHFHGPQPATNTPHHIHLHHHGNGTAAGSGSSVGSGSGSGTGSGSGAGGLYQQPLSLASMTAALPLTPLYGSPLSLPLTSSQSTTKLSYRDDFLQQIGYLPTTRIYSTPTSIVDEDKAQQDFLSLSLSPPLNRRRDMPALRGPFVSLSEPRGTLSTTDEIYPDSSDSSLYVSDEEQEDASQYCRGGYHPVVIGDIFDNRFRVVRKLGWGHFSTVWLCRDLKDEKYVALKVVKSAPHYIETAADEIRLLEAIRDADPMDVKRERIVRLMNHFTVRGVNGMHTCLVFEALGCSLYKLIVKNNYQGLAIAQVRNIIRQVLEGLDYLHSKCSIIHTDIKPENILLVIDNAAAMNQQIDDEINSLRVKGADFPDSYISSIEKQTKSRAKWPLIEPNGSTNTNTSNSTATNSNSSTPLAAVIMSTLDKEDTTTTTSSTLNSNTTSSLASKYSSLLGDCECNGGLGGSANLNNRYRAEKKITAKSSGDWEEDGESDTLGEQSTLASTIGTPTDPDPEPDPQPKDEPEPQPEPQPEPSEGAIPENQSQSSQNNTYTIQSLIDNSNVRVKIADLGNACYDYHHFTEDIQTRQYRSIEVLLGAPYNYTADIWSTACLAFELATGDYLFDPHAGESYSRDEDHLAHIVELLGSIPQSVILRGKHGLKYFTSYGSLRNITKLKPWSLMNVLVEKYDWDPVEAKKFSDFLLPMLEYNPVIRASAAECLQHPWLEQEEFV
- the LOC6535142 gene encoding SRSF protein kinase 3 isoform X9 — protein: MAGLIGTANGKHHHPHLISPTHTSLPAGICSSDSGISTLSAISPPLSTSTTTASGAGGGVGGSGGSPQLRTSPALSMLGSATATASGITTSAGGGLTAGILGPAASIDLGSSPLSRRNYSNSLKGFSFRRSFDDKIITPPYLSRAPAYTHGITYPHFHGPQPATNTPHHIHLHHHGNGTAAGSGSSVGSGSGSGTGSGSGAGGLYQQPLSLASMTAALPLTPLYGSPLSLPLTSSQSTTKLSYRDDFLQQIGYLPTTRIYSTPTSIVDEDKAQQDFLSLSLSPPLNRRRDMPALRGPFVSLSEPRGTLSTTDEIYPDSSDSSLYVSDEEQEDASQYCRGGYHPVVIGDIFDNRFRVVRKLGWGHFSTVWLCRDLKDEKYVALKVVKSAPHYIETAADEIRLLEAIRDADPMDVKRERIVRLMNHFTVRGVNGMHTCLVFEALGCSLYKLIVKNNYQGLAIAQVRNIIRQVLEGLDYLHSKCSIIHTDIKPENILLVIDNAAAMNQQIDDEINSLRVKGADFPDSYISSIEKQTKSRAKWPLIEPNGSTNTNTSNSTATNSNSSTPLAAVIMSTLDKEDTTTTTSSTLNSNTTSSLASKYSSLLGDCECNGGLGGSANLNNRYRAEKKITAKYHHFTEDIQTRQYRSIEVLLGAPYNYTADIWSTACLAFELATGDYLFDPHAGESYSRDEDHLAHIVELLGSIPQSVILRGKHGLKYFTSYGSLRNITKLKPWSLMNVLVEKYDWDPVEAKKFSDFLLPMLEYNPVIRASAAECLQHPWLEQEEFV
- the LOC6535142 gene encoding SRSF protein kinase 3 isoform X10, with product MDDWGSTAPTAELEKAICPMQGNATFGLDWRASLLDRWLDLYPGYMHRLQLLLSLAGRVHLLSRHIVATLAQDPIFMGVLQGSMLLLFLFLMHLLRLWSCGGGAEQPLNPTPDVAKNLSCDFNFVSEQEKRAVQEAATEALLEVEEKKRRKRFTKKRNCVSAGPILIALRHQSKRPKHHRHAALLFEPVSPGEVILDTFLPPREQPLTIRLPQLAEPLKEEGTEYNELKSEPRGTLSTTDEIYPDSSDSSLYVSDEEQEDASQYCRGGYHPVVIGDIFDNRFRVVRKLGWGHFSTVWLCRDLKDEKYVALKVVKSAPHYIETAADEIRLLEAIRDADPMDVKRERIVRLMNHFTVRGVNGMHTCLVFEALGCSLYKLIVKNNYQGLAIAQVRNIIRQVLEGLDYLHSKCSIIHTDIKPENILLVIDNAAAMNQQIDDEINSLRVKGADFPDSYISSIEKQTKSRAKWPLIEPNGSTNTNTSNSTATNSNSSTPLAAVIMSTLDKEDTTTTTSSTLNSNTTSSLASKYSSLLGDCECNGGLGGSANLNNRYRAEKKITAKNQSQSSQNNTYTIQSLIDNSNVRVKIADLGNACYDYHHFTEDIQTRQYRSIEVLLGAPYNYTADIWSTACLAFELATGDYLFDPHAGESYSRDEDHLAHIVELLGSIPQSVILRGKHGLKYFTSYGSLRNITKLKPWSLMNVLVEKYDWDPVEAKKFSDFLLPMLEYNPVIRASAAECLQHPWLEQEEFV
- the LOC6535142 gene encoding SRSF protein kinase 1 isoform X2, whose amino-acid sequence is MAGLIGTANGKHHHPHLISPTHTSLPAGICSSDSGISTLSAISPPLSTSTTTASGAGGGVGGSGGSPQLRTSPALSMLGSATATASGITTSAGGGLTAGILGPAASIDLGSSPLSRRNYSNSLKGFSFRRSFDDKIITPPYLSRAPAYTHGITYPHFHGPQPATNTPHHIHLHHHGNGTAAGSGSSVGSGSGSGTGSGSGAGGLYQQPLSLASMTAALPLTPLYGSPLSLPLTSSQSTTKLSYRDDFLQQIGYLPTTRIYSTPTSIVDEDKAQQDFLSLSLSPPLNRRRDMPALRGPFVSLSEPRGTLSTTDEIYPDSSDSSLYVSDEEQEDASQYCRGGYHPVVIGDIFDNRFRVVRKLGWGHFSTVWLCRDLKDEKYVALKVVKSAPHYIETAADEIRLLEAIRDADPMDVKRERIVRLMNHFTVRGVNGMHTCLVFEALGCSLYKLIVKNNYQGLAIAQVRNIIRQVLEGLDYLHSKCSIIHTDIKPENILLVIDNAAAMNQQIDDEINSLRVKGADFPDSYISSIEKQTKSRAKWPLIEPNGSTNTNTSNSTATNSNSSTPLAAVIMSTLDKEDTTTTTSSTLNSNTTSSLASKYSSLLGDCECNGGLGGSANLNNRYRAEKKITAKLPTPNSTYSSCLSHNTATIAKSKINSNILSTSTSLTSTNENSLTNTNTTAAATSAPSNGTPSLTPAPALSSATPPSTCTPSFTQIAPPATAPATSTTCTTSAELYNGDHKTTSTSTTTTSNAISSATTTIAPTTTAIAKLNVHANAIPSQNQSQSSQNNTYTIQSLIDNSNVRVKIADLGNACYDYHHFTEDIQTRQYRSIEVLLGAPYNYTADIWSTACLAFELATGDYLFDPHAGESYSRDEDHLAHIVELLGSIPQSVILRGKHGLKYFTSYGSLRNITKLKPWSLMNVLVEKYDWDPVEAKKFSDFLLPMLEYNPVIRASAAECLQHPWLEQEEFV
- the LOC6535142 gene encoding SRSF protein kinase 3 isoform X7, yielding MAGLIGTANGKHHHPHLISPTHTSLPAGICSSDSGISTLSAISPPLSTSTTTASGAGGGVGGSGGSPQLRTSPALSMLGSATATASGITTSAGGGLTAGILGPAASIDLGSSPLSRRNYSNSLKGFSFRRSFDDKIITPPYLSRAPAYTHGITYPHFHGPQPATNTPHHIHLHHHGNGTAAGSGSSVGSGSGSGTGSGSGAGGLYQQPLSLASMTAALPLTPLYGSPLSLPLTSSQSTTKLSYRDDFLQQIGYLPTTRIYSTPTSIVDEDKAQQDFLSLSLSPPLNRRRDMPALRGPFVSLSEPRGTLSTTDEIYPDSSDSSLYVSDEEQEDASQYCRGGYHPVVIGDIFDNRFRVVRKLGWGHFSTVWLCRDLKDEKYVALKVVKSAPHYIETAADEIRLLEAIRDADPMDVKRERIVRLMNHFTVRGVNGMHTCLVFEALGCSLYKLIVKNNYQGLAIAQVRNIIRQVLEGLDYLHSKCSIIHTDIKPENILLVIDNAAAMNQQIDDEINSLRVKGADFPDSYISSIEKQTKSRAKWPLIEPNGSTNTNTSNSTATNSNSSTPLAAVIMSTLDKEDTTTTTSSTLNSNTTSSLASKYSSLLGDCECNGGLGGSANLNNRYRAEKKITAKNQSQSSQNNTYTIQSLIDNSNVRVKIADLGNACYDYHHFTEDIQTRQYRSIEVLLGAPYNYTADIWSTACLAFELATGDYLFDPHAGESYSRDEDHLAHIVELLGSIPQSVILRGKHGLKYFTSYGSLRNITKLKPWSLMNVLVEKYDWDPVEAKKFSDFLLPMLEYNPVIRASAAECLQHPWLEQEEFV
- the LOC6535142 gene encoding SRSF protein kinase 3 isoform X1, giving the protein MAGLIGTANGKHHHPHLISPTHTSLPAGICSSDSGISTLSAISPPLSTSTTTASGAGGGVGGSGGSPQLRTSPALSMLGSATATASGITTSAGGGLTAGILGPAASIDLGSSPLSRRNYSNSLKGFSFRRSFDDKIITPPYLSRAPAYTHGITYPHFHGPQPATNTPHHIHLHHHGNGTAAGSGSSVGSGSGSGTGSGSGAGGLYQQPLSLASMTAALPLTPLYGSPLSLPLTSSQSTTKLSYRDDFLQQIGYLPTTRIYSTPTSIVDEDKAQQDFLSLSLSPPLNRRRDMPALRGPFVSLSEPRGTLSTTDEIYPDSSDSSLYVSDEEQEDASQYCRGGYHPVVIGDIFDNRFRVVRKLGWGHFSTVWLCRDLKDEKYVALKVVKSAPHYIETAADEIRLLEAIRDADPMDVKRERIVRLMNHFTVRGVNGMHTCLVFEALGCSLYKLIVKNNYQGLAIAQVRNIIRQVLEGLDYLHSKCSIIHTDIKPENILLVIDNAAAMNQQIDDEINSLRVKGADFPDSYISSIEKQTKSRAKWPLIEPNGSTNTNTSNSTATNSNSSTPLAAVIMSTLDKEDTTTTTSSTLNSNTTSSLASKYSSLLGDCECNGGLGGSANLNNRYRAEKKITAKSSGDWEEDGESDTLGEQSTLASTIGTPTDPDPEPDPQPKDEPEPQPEPQPEPSEGAIPELPTPNSTYSSCLSHNTATIAKSKINSNILSTSTSLTSTNENSLTNTNTTAAATSAPSNGTPSLTPAPALSSATPPSTCTPSFTQIAPPATAPATSTTCTTSAELYNGDHKTTSTSTTTTSNAISSATTTIAPTTTAIAKLNVHANAIPSQNQSQSSQNNTYTIQSLIDNSNVRVKIADLGNACYDYHHFTEDIQTRQYRSIEVLLGAPYNYTADIWSTACLAFELATGDYLFDPHAGESYSRDEDHLAHIVELLGSIPQSVILRGKHGLKYFTSYGSLRNITKLKPWSLMNVLVEKYDWDPVEAKKFSDFLLPMLEYNPVIRASAAECLQHPWLEQEEFV
- the LOC6535142 gene encoding SRSF protein kinase 3 isoform X6, with product MAGLIGTANGKHHHPHLISPTHTSLPAGICSSDSGISTLSAISPPLSTSTTTASGAGGGVGGSGGSPQLRTSPALSMLGSATATASGITTSAGGGLTAGILGPAASIDLGSSPLSRRNYSNSLKGFSFRRSFDDKIITPPYLSRAPAYTHGITYPHFHGPQPATNTPHHIHLHHHGNGTAAGSGSSVGSGSGSGTGSGSGAGGLYQQPLSLASMTAALPLTPLYGSPLSLPLTSSQSTTKLSYRDDFLQQIGYLPTTRIYSTPTSIVDEDKAQQDFLSLSLSPPLNRRRDMPALRGPFVSLSEPRGTLSTTDEIYPDSSDSSLYVSDEEQEDASQYCRGGYHPVVIGDIFDNRFRVVRKLGWGHFSTVWLCRDLKDEKYVALKVVKSAPHYIETAADEIRLLEAIRDADPMDVKRERIVRLMNHFTVRGVNGMHTCLVFEALGCSLYKLIVKNNYQGLAIAQVRNIIRQVLEGLDYLHSKCSIIHTDIKPENILLVIDNAAAMNQQIDDEINSLRVKGADFPDSYISSIEKQTKSRAKWPLIEPNGSTNTNTSNSTATNSNSSTPLAAVIMSTLDKEDTTTTTSSTLNSNTTSSLASKYSSLLGDCECNGGLGGSANLNNRYRAEKKITAKSSGDWEEDGESDTLGEQSTLASTIGTPTDPDPEPDPQPKDEPEPQPEPQPEPSEGAIPEYHHFTEDIQTRQYRSIEVLLGAPYNYTADIWSTACLAFELATGDYLFDPHAGESYSRDEDHLAHIVELLGSIPQSVILRGKHGLKYFTSYGSLRNITKLKPWSLMNVLVEKYDWDPVEAKKFSDFLLPMLEYNPVIRASAAECLQHPWLEQEEFV